A genomic segment from Asterias amurensis chromosome 6, ASM3211899v1 encodes:
- the LOC139938311 gene encoding uncharacterized protein, whose translation MDSLYPLVALGQRYTAVAVDSLDVSGTFRAVAVWNNTVISWSDSKNVTLANGQTKDLSYNGKEVGTIKGSKPFLLLHHIERGLPAIDIALVTVPPHEQLTRKTITFSTYKVIDKGQSQVKSFITIINPCGDEILLQRISSTRPRTVPTVSQSSTVLHLSEDEATNVCGSSRDLEPGVYTLEVSPDKPRGSYSAILYTVTENGVAAHILATELNQVVCSVEPSEKVHLCPTKLITIQPPTVTAKSEPSVTIHGGEQKNNASGTIIAVVIAILTGIAGAIVIAFFMYRWCKRRRWKRLEEGEYMEDNPIRLHALNMLEQEQGL comes from the exons ATGGATAGCCTTTACCCACTGGTTGCACTTGGGCAGAGGTACACGGCTGTGGCTGTCGACAGCCTGGATGTCAGTGGAACCTTCCGTGCCGTGGCAGTTTGGAATAACACTGTAATTTCCTGGTCTGACAGCAAGAATGTGACACTCGCTAACGGTCAGACCAAAGATCTGAGTTATAACGGGAAGGAAGTTGGCACCATTAAAGGATCTAAACCCTTTCTCCTGTTGCATCATATTGAGAGAGGACTACCGGCCATTGACATCGCCTTGGTGACTGTACCACCCCATGAACAGTTGACTCGTAAAACTATAACTTTCTCAACCTACAAAGTCATCGACAAAGGACAATCACAAGTGAAAAGCTTCATCACTATCATAAACCCGTGCGGTGATGAAATATTATTACAGCGCATTTCCTCGACAAGGCCTCGTACTGTTCCAACCGTTTCCCAGTCGTCCACGGTGCTACATTTAAGTGAGGATGAAGCGACAAATGTATGTGGCTCAAGCAGGGATCTAGAACCAGGGGTCTACACTCTGGAGGTGAGTCCAGATAAGCCAAGAGGCAGTTACTCCGCTATTCTGTACACCGTTACCGAAAATGGCGTTGCGGCACACATCCTGGCCACAGAACTAAACCAGGTGGTTTGCAGCGTGGAGCCATCGGAAAAAGTACATCTCTGCCCAACAAAATTAATCACCATCCAACCACCAACAGTAACAGCCAAATCTGAACCATCTGTTACTATCCATGGCGGGGAACAGAAAAATAATGCAAGTGGCACAA TTATTGCCGTAGTCATTGCGATCCTGACTGGGATTGCGGGTGCCATAGTCATCGCCTTTTTCATGTATCGCTGGTGTAAGAG GAGGCGATGGAAGCGATTAGAAGAGGGTGAATACATGGAGGACAATCCCATCAGGCTGCATGCATTGAACATGTTGGAACAAGAACAAGGTTTGTAA